The following coding sequences lie in one Arachis ipaensis cultivar K30076 chromosome B03, Araip1.1, whole genome shotgun sequence genomic window:
- the LOC107631288 gene encoding tropinone reductase homolog At5g06060: MANPDSSSRSSRWSLKGTTALVTGGTRGIGHAVVEELAEFGASVYTCSRNQEELNACLKQWKEKGFSVYGSVCDASSRTQREKLIEQVASTFNGKLNILVNNVGTNIRKPTIEYTVEEYSKIMITNLDSAYHLCQLAYSILKASGNGNIVFISSVASTTNVGSGSLYAASKAAINQLTKNLACEWAKDSIRTNCVAPWYTKTSLVEHLLENKGFVNEVISRTPINRIAEAHEVSSLVTFLCLPAASYITGQIIAVDGGFTANGFEPSMRIT, from the exons ATGGCGAATCCAGATAGCAGTAGCAGAAGTTCACGCTGGTCGCTCAAGGGAACCACTGCTCTTGTCACTGGCGGGACTCGAGGAATCGG GCACGCAGTGGTGGAGGAGCTGGCGGAGTTTGGTGCCAGCGTGTACACTTGTTCCAGGAACCAGGAGGAGCTGAATGCGTGCTTAAAACAGTGGAAAGAGAAGGGTTTTTCAGTTTATGGGTCGGTTTGTGATGCGTCTTCTCGAACTCAAAGAGAGAAGCTTATTGAACAAGTGGCTTCTACATTCAACGGCAAGCTCAACATACTT GTAAACAATGTTGGAACAAATATCAGAAAGCCAACAATTGAGTACACTGTGGAAGAATACTCAAAAATAATGATTACTAACTTGGACTCTGCATACCATCTATGCCAACTTGCATATTCTATTCTCAAAGCATCTGGAAATGGGAACATTGTTTTCATTTCCTCTGTTGCATCTACGACAAACGTAGGTTCTGGATCCTTGTATGCAGCGAGTAAAG CTGCAATTAATCAGCTTACCAAAAATCTTGCTTGTGAATGGGCAAAAGACAGTATAAGGACAAACTGTGTTGCACCCTGGTATACAAAAACATCACTTGTGGAACAT TTGCTGGAGAACAAAGGCTTTGTAAATGAAGTAATATCTCGAACGCCGATAAATCGGATAGCAGAAGCACATGAAGTATCATCCTTGGTGACTTTCCTTTGCCTGCCTGCTGCTTCCTATATCACTGGACAAATTATTGCTGTTGATGGAGGTTTTACTGCCAATGGATTTGAGCCTAGCATGAGAATAACTTAA
- the LOC107633771 gene encoding zinc finger protein GIS2-like, whose amino-acid sequence MEETHHDGTDQDQYSMWMKRKEILKSHIQVAPFGISGNNSSSSSSWEERAFAEDAARILGGCIWPPRSYSCSFCKREFRSAQALGGHMNVHRRDRARLKRSLSPHNHHHHGKNDCKSSLLLGTSHHHHHQSSGENYYQYYSSSFIGTTDNNYKAMSSSKPSSSDSEPKEGKVNAIISSYCNDGDYVETSLCVGYNNSSSSLCGNEESYCKRPKRTNSSMFSSFLKPCSNDRRLQVTLLQSAESFAVPTGTEMEDLDLELRLGKPQKI is encoded by the coding sequence atggaggaaacaCATCATGATGGTACTGATCAGGATCAGTACTCGATGTGGATGAAGAGAAAAGAAATCTTGAAGTCGCATATTCAAGTAGCACCCTTTGGAATAAGCGGCAataattcatcatcatcatcatcatgggaAGAAAGGGCATTTGCTGAAGATGCAGCAAGGATTCTAGGTGGATGCATATGGCCGCCAAGATCATACTCATGCAGCTTCTGCAAAAGAGAGTTCAGGTCTGCTCAAGCTCTTGGGGGACACATGAATGTTCATAGGAGGGACAGAGCTAGGCTCAAACGAAGCCTTAGccctcataatcatcatcatcatggcaAAAATGATTGTAAGTCATCATTATTATTAGGTACTtctcatcatcaccatcatcaatCTTCCGGTGAGAATTACTATCAGTACTACTCTAGTAGCTTTATTGGAACTACTGATAATAATTATAAAGCTATGAGTAGCAGCAAACCTTCATCGTCTGATTCAGAACCAAAAGAAGGAAAAGTCAATGCAATAATAAGTAGTTATTGTAATGATGGTGATTATGTTGAAACAAGTTTGTGTGTGGGGTATAATAATTCATCGTCATCATTATGTGGGAACGAAGAATCTTATTGTAAAAGGCCTAAGAGGACAAATTCTTCAATGTTTTCTTCGTTTCTGAAGCCATGTTCAAATGATAGAAGGCTGCAGGTGACTTTATTGCAGTCTGCAGAATCATTTGCAGTACCTACTGGAACTGAAATGGAAGATTTGGATCTTGAACTCAGGCTGGGGAAACCGCAGAAAATTTAG